The following proteins are encoded in a genomic region of Bacillus sp. FJAT-22090:
- a CDS encoding adenylosuccinate synthase, translated as MPSVVVVGTQWGDEGKGKITDFLSENSEVIARYQGGNNAGHTIIFGGETYKLHLIPSGIFYKDKISVIGNGMVVDPRALVKELKGLHDRGITTENLRISNRAHVILPYHLKQDEVEEARRGANKIGTTGKGIGPAYMDKAARVGIRIADLLDYEVFKEKLERNLEEKNRMFEKFYETKGFTVDEILEEFYGYGQEIEKYVTDTSKVLNDALDEGRRVLFEGAQGVMLDIDQGTYPFVTSSNPVAGGVTIGAGVGPTKISHVVGVCKAYTSRVGDGPFPTELFDEVGSQIREVGKEYGTTTGRPRRIGWFDTVVIRHARRVSGLTDLTVNSIDVLTGLKTVKLCTAYKYKGELITEYPANLRILAECEPVYEELPGWSEDITKCKTLDELPETARHYLERISQLTGVPISIFSVGPDRTQTNIISSVWR; from the coding sequence ATGCCATCAGTAGTAGTAGTAGGTACACAATGGGGAGACGAAGGTAAAGGGAAGATAACAGACTTTCTTTCCGAGAATTCAGAAGTAATCGCACGTTACCAAGGCGGTAATAATGCGGGCCATACAATTATTTTTGGTGGAGAAACATACAAACTTCACCTTATTCCTTCCGGTATTTTTTACAAGGATAAAATCTCAGTTATCGGAAATGGGATGGTAGTGGATCCAAGAGCACTTGTAAAAGAGCTTAAAGGTTTACATGATCGAGGAATCACTACAGAAAACCTTCGTATTTCTAATCGTGCACACGTAATTCTTCCCTACCATTTGAAACAAGATGAAGTAGAAGAAGCACGTAGAGGTGCAAATAAAATCGGGACAACTGGTAAAGGGATTGGTCCAGCTTATATGGACAAAGCTGCACGTGTTGGTATTCGAATTGCAGACTTACTTGATTACGAAGTGTTTAAAGAAAAATTAGAGCGTAATTTAGAAGAAAAAAATAGAATGTTCGAGAAGTTTTATGAAACAAAAGGGTTCACTGTGGATGAAATTCTAGAAGAGTTTTATGGCTATGGACAAGAAATTGAAAAATACGTAACAGATACTTCAAAAGTATTAAATGACGCTTTAGATGAAGGCCGTCGTGTATTATTTGAAGGCGCACAAGGTGTTATGCTTGATATTGACCAAGGTACATATCCTTTTGTTACCTCCTCTAACCCAGTGGCTGGTGGGGTAACTATTGGTGCTGGTGTAGGTCCAACAAAAATTTCACATGTTGTTGGAGTATGTAAAGCTTACACTTCTCGTGTAGGAGATGGCCCGTTCCCGACAGAATTATTTGATGAAGTTGGTAGTCAAATTCGTGAAGTTGGTAAAGAATATGGAACAACTACAGGAAGACCACGTCGTATTGGTTGGTTTGATACGGTAGTTATTAGACATGCTCGTCGCGTTAGTGGATTAACAGATTTGACTGTTAACTCGATTGATGTATTAACTGGTTTAAAAACTGTAAAACTTTGTACTGCATACAAATACAAAGGTGAATTAATTACAGAATACCCAGCTAATCTTCGCATTCTTGCAGAGTGTGAGCCAGTATATGAAGAGCTACCAGGTTGGAGCGAAGATATTACAAAATGTAAAACACTTGATGAACTACCTGAAACTGCTCGTCATTATTTAGAGCGTATTTCACAGCTGACAGGTGTACCAATCTCTATCTTCTCAGTAGGACCAGATCGTACACAAACAAATATTATTTCTAGTGTTTGGCGTTAA
- the dnaB gene encoding replicative DNA helicase: MSDPLLDRVPPHNQEAEQSVIGAIFLEPQALITAAEIVMPEDFFRVAHQKIFQTMLRLSDQGKAIDVVTVTEELSSKKELEDVGGISYISEIANAVPTAANIGHYAKIVEEKSILRRLIRVATTIVEDGFTREDEVEALLSEAERKMMEVANRKNAGDFQHIKDVLVETYDNIEKLHSRKGDVTGIPTGFRDLDKITAGFQRNDLIIVAARPSVGKTAFALNVAQNVATKTDENVAIFSLEMGAEQLVMRILCAEGNIDAQVLRTGSLTTEDWRKLTMAMGSLSNAGIYIDDTPGIRVNEIRSKCRRLKQESGLGMILIDYLQLIQGSGGSQANRQQEVSEISRSLKGLARELQVPVIALSQLSRGVEQRQDKRPMMSDLRESGSIEQDADIVSFLYREDYYDKETENQNMIEIIIAKQRNGPTGTVTLAFVKEFNKFVNIDWSQHQAPPA; encoded by the coding sequence ATGAGCGATCCATTATTGGACCGTGTGCCACCACATAACCAAGAAGCTGAGCAGTCTGTCATTGGAGCAATATTTTTAGAACCGCAAGCGTTAATAACAGCAGCGGAAATAGTAATGCCGGAAGACTTTTTCCGAGTAGCCCATCAGAAAATTTTCCAAACGATGCTTCGTTTAAGCGATCAAGGGAAAGCAATTGATGTTGTTACCGTAACGGAAGAACTATCTTCCAAAAAAGAATTAGAAGATGTTGGTGGTATTTCTTACATAAGTGAGATAGCAAATGCAGTACCTACAGCAGCAAACATCGGACATTACGCAAAAATTGTAGAAGAAAAATCTATCCTACGCCGTTTAATACGAGTGGCTACAACGATTGTAGAAGATGGATTTACAAGAGAAGACGAAGTTGAGGCCCTATTATCTGAGGCTGAACGAAAAATGATGGAAGTTGCCAACAGAAAAAATGCTGGTGATTTTCAGCATATTAAAGACGTTTTGGTGGAAACATATGATAACATCGAAAAACTTCATTCGAGAAAAGGCGATGTTACAGGTATTCCAACAGGATTCCGAGATTTAGATAAAATAACTGCTGGATTCCAACGAAATGATTTAATTATCGTAGCAGCTCGTCCATCCGTAGGGAAAACTGCATTCGCATTGAATGTTGCGCAAAATGTGGCAACTAAAACCGATGAAAATGTAGCTATTTTTAGCCTAGAGATGGGTGCTGAACAGTTAGTTATGCGTATACTTTGTGCAGAGGGAAATATAGATGCCCAAGTATTACGTACAGGCTCTTTAACGACGGAAGATTGGCGAAAACTAACAATGGCAATGGGTAGTTTATCGAATGCAGGAATATATATTGATGATACCCCTGGTATTCGTGTAAATGAAATACGCTCCAAATGCCGTAGATTAAAACAAGAATCTGGTTTAGGAATGATTCTAATTGATTACTTGCAGCTAATCCAAGGTAGTGGCGGCAGCCAAGCCAATAGACAGCAAGAGGTATCAGAAATTTCACGTTCATTAAAAGGACTAGCTAGGGAGCTACAAGTACCTGTTATTGCATTATCGCAGCTCTCTCGTGGTGTGGAGCAGCGACAAGACAAGAGACCAATGATGTCCGATTTACGTGAATCTGGATCGATTGAGCAAGATGCAGATATTGTTTCATTCTTGTATCGTGAAGATTATTACGATAAAGAAACAGAAAATCAAAACATGATTGAAATTATCATTGCAAAACAACGTAACGGTCCAACTGGTACAGTTACTCTAGCGTTTGTGAAGGAATTTAACAAATTTGTTAACATTGATTGGAGTCAGCATCAAGCTCCTCCAGCATAA